In one Thermosipho ferrireducens genomic region, the following are encoded:
- the rpsC gene encoding 30S ribosomal protein S3 encodes MGQKVHPRGFRLGLTADWQATWFNEKNYAEYLLEDEEIRKVIKNKYAQAGISEIVIERPDSERVVAIIKTARPGIIIGKKGAEITSLRQELEKRFNRRFILNIEEIKSPEADAQLVAENIANRIEKRASYKVVMKRAISNAMRKGAKGIKVMVAGRLAGAEIARTEWYLKGRLPLQTLRSIIEYGTARAETKYGTIGIKVWIYKGDADI; translated from the coding sequence GTGGGTCAAAAAGTTCATCCGCGAGGATTTAGGTTGGGTTTAACTGCTGATTGGCAGGCAACCTGGTTCAATGAGAAAAACTATGCGGAATATCTTCTTGAAGACGAAGAAATAAGAAAGGTTATTAAGAATAAATATGCGCAGGCAGGAATAAGTGAAATAGTAATAGAGAGACCTGATTCTGAACGAGTAGTTGCTATAATAAAAACAGCAAGACCTGGTATTATAATAGGTAAAAAGGGAGCAGAAATTACTTCCTTGCGCCAGGAATTAGAAAAAAGATTTAACAGAAGATTTATTTTAAATATAGAAGAGATAAAAAGTCCTGAGGCAGACGCACAATTAGTAGCTGAAAATATAGCAAATAGAATTGAGAAACGTGCATCTTATAAAGTTGTTATGAAAAGGGCTATTTCAAATGCTATGAGGAAGGGTGCAAAAGGAATAAAAGTTATGGTAGCTGGAAGGCTCGCCGGTGCGGAAATAGCTCGTACAGAATGGTATCTTAAAGGAAGACTTCCTCTTCAAACACTTAGGTCAATAATTGAGTATGGTACAGCAAGAGCTGAAACGAAATACGGTACAATCGGCATAAAGGTTTGGATTTATAAAGGTGACGCCGATATCTGA
- the rplX gene encoding 50S ribosomal protein L24 codes for MARKIKKGDTVQVLSGKDKGKVGEVIAVIPKEDKVIVRGVNVVKRHQRPNPQLRQGGIIEKEAPIYVSKVALVCPDCGKPTRVGFKFLEDGTKVRYCKKCGEVIDK; via the coding sequence GTGGCGAGAAAAATAAAAAAAGGTGACACAGTACAGGTTTTATCAGGTAAAGATAAAGGAAAAGTAGGGGAAGTTATTGCTGTTATACCAAAAGAAGATAAAGTGATTGTACGTGGTGTTAATGTTGTCAAAAGACATCAGAGGCCAAACCCGCAACTTAGACAGGGTGGAATAATAGAAAAAGAAGCTCCAATATATGTTTCGAAGGTTGCACTCGTGTGTCCTGATTGTGGAAAGCCTACTCGTGTAGGATTTAAGTTCCTTGAAGATGGAACTAAGGTTAGGTACTGTAAGAAATGTGGAGAAGTCATAGATAAGTAA
- the rpmC gene encoding 50S ribosomal protein L29: MKAAELRNLTTEELLNLLEEKKRTLMNLRFQKALGQLTDYSQLSKTKKDIARIKTLLRERELGVRR, encoded by the coding sequence ATGAAGGCCGCCGAACTTAGAAATTTAACCACGGAAGAACTTTTGAATCTTTTAGAGGAAAAGAAAAGAACACTTATGAATCTCAGATTCCAGAAAGCCCTGGGACAATTAACTGATTACAGTCAGCTTAGTAAAACAAAGAAAGATATAGCAAGAATCAAAACACTTCTCAGGGAACGAGAACTGGGAGTAAGGAGGTAA
- the rplV gene encoding 50S ribosomal protein L22, translating into MQALIKRNGLKRSKFHRERKEKLASLPVYEAKAIARFVRISPRKARSVANSIKGKNVSEAFTILEFSPKKAARIIKNVLKSAVANAVNNYNLSEENLYVYTCYVNDGPRMKRLWPRGRGSADIIQKRMSHITVIVRDREAEKEAKKEEK; encoded by the coding sequence ATGCAAGCTCTTATCAAACGTAACGGTTTGAAACGTTCAAAATTTCATAGAGAGAGAAAAGAAAAATTAGCTTCATTACCTGTTTATGAGGCAAAAGCAATAGCTCGTTTTGTCAGGATTTCTCCAAGAAAAGCAAGAAGTGTGGCTAATTCCATAAAAGGGAAAAATGTTTCAGAAGCGTTTACAATTCTTGAATTTTCTCCGAAAAAGGCTGCACGTATTATCAAAAATGTGTTAAAATCAGCTGTGGCAAACGCAGTAAATAATTACAATCTTTCGGAAGAAAATCTTTATGTGTATACATGTTACGTAAATGATGGGCCGCGTATGAAAAGGTTATGGCCACGCGGAAGAGGTAGTGCTGATATAATTCAAAAAAGAATGTCTCATATCACTGTGATTGTTAGAGACAGAGAAGCTGAGAAAGAAGCAAAGAAAGAAGAAAAGTGA
- the rplN gene encoding 50S ribosomal protein L14, whose translation MIINESYLKAADNSGAKVLRVIRVLGGSRRKWGTVGDIVVCSVRDAVPNGDIKKGDIVKAVIVRTRKEIRRPDGTYIRFDDNAAVVLDKFNEPKGTRVFGPVAKELREKGFMKIVSLAPEVF comes from the coding sequence ATGATAATTAATGAGAGCTACCTCAAAGCAGCGGACAATTCTGGTGCAAAAGTTTTAAGAGTAATTCGAGTTTTAGGTGGTTCCAGAAGGAAATGGGGTACAGTAGGTGATATAGTTGTTTGCAGTGTAAGAGACGCTGTTCCAAATGGTGACATAAAAAAAGGAGATATCGTTAAAGCAGTTATAGTGAGGACGAGAAAAGAAATAAGAAGGCCAGATGGAACTTATATTCGTTTTGACGATAATGCTGCTGTTGTTTTGGATAAATTCAACGAGCCTAAGGGGACACGTGTATTTGGACCTGTTGCAAAGGAACTTAGAGAAAAAGGTTTTATGAAAATAGTCTCCTTAGCGCCTGAAGTATTTTAA
- the rplP gene encoding 50S ribosomal protein L16, with protein sequence MLMPRRVKYRKQHRGRMKGKAKGGTLVAFGDYGLKALESHWITAQQIEACRIAITRTLKRAGKLWIRVFPDKSYTKHPAESKLGKGKGNVEGWVAVVKPGKILFEIGGVSEELAIEALEYAATKLPIRTKIVKRNEIGGEAV encoded by the coding sequence ATGTTAATGCCAAGAAGGGTAAAATATCGAAAACAGCATCGTGGTAGAATGAAAGGAAAGGCAAAAGGTGGAACATTGGTGGCGTTTGGAGATTATGGTTTAAAGGCTTTAGAGTCTCATTGGATTACAGCACAACAGATAGAAGCTTGCAGAATTGCTATCACAAGAACGCTTAAAAGAGCAGGAAAGCTTTGGATCAGGGTTTTTCCAGATAAATCATATACAAAACACCCGGCTGAGAGTAAACTCGGTAAAGGAAAAGGAAATGTTGAAGGCTGGGTTGCAGTAGTAAAACCTGGAAAGATATTATTTGAGATAGGCGGAGTTAGCGAAGAGCTTGCAATTGAAGCTCTTGAATATGCTGCAACAAAGTTACCCATAAGAACAAAGATAGTAAAAAGAAATGAGATAGGTGGTGAAGCTGTATGA
- the rpsS gene encoding 30S ribosomal protein S19: MGRSTKKGPYVDPKLLKKIRQLNESGEKKIIKTWSRASMIIPEMVGHTIAVYNGIKHIPVYITENMVGHRLGEFSFTRRFGGHADKSASKGQVKK; the protein is encoded by the coding sequence ATGGGCAGGTCCACTAAGAAGGGACCTTACGTAGATCCCAAGCTTCTCAAGAAAATCAGGCAGTTAAATGAATCAGGTGAAAAGAAAATAATCAAGACCTGGAGTCGAGCAAGCATGATAATACCGGAAATGGTAGGTCATACCATTGCAGTATATAATGGAATAAAACATATACCTGTATATATAACTGAAAACATGGTAGGGCATAGACTTGGTGAATTTTCATTCACTCGTAGATTTGGAGGACACGCAGATAAGTCGGCAAGCAAGGGTCAGGTTAAAAAATGA
- the rpsQ gene encoding 30S ribosomal protein S17 produces the protein MPRKRLVGEVVSDKMDKTIVVAVNTLVKHPRVGKYIKRTKKYYAHDEKNECKIGDTVEIIESRPLSKLKRWRVVKIVKRSEFAEKTPVEDEEVVEQLEGGSSDDN, from the coding sequence ATGCCAAGAAAGAGACTTGTTGGAGAGGTCGTTAGTGATAAAATGGATAAAACCATTGTAGTTGCAGTTAACACATTGGTAAAACACCCGAGGGTGGGGAAATACATTAAAAGAACGAAAAAATATTATGCACACGATGAAAAAAACGAGTGTAAAATTGGCGACACAGTTGAAATAATCGAATCAAGACCACTCAGTAAGTTGAAAAGATGGAGAGTAGTCAAAATAGTCAAGAGATCTGAATTTGCTGAAAAGACACCAGTGGAAGACGAAGAAGTAGTTGAACAGTTGGAAGGAGGTAGTAGTGATGATAATTAA